The following are from one region of the Nicotiana tomentosiformis chromosome 7, ASM39032v3, whole genome shotgun sequence genome:
- the LOC138896107 gene encoding uncharacterized protein translates to MGIVETNGVDFATFQMTGSAKKWWRDYLLTRPARLPTLTWDQFSQLFLEKFLPIILREEFRRQFECLQQGSMTVTQYETRFVDLARHAVLLLPTERERVRRFIDELDQPIRLQMAKESGE, encoded by the coding sequence atgggtatagtggagaccaatggggtcgattttgctacatttcaaatgactggttccgccaaaaaatggtggagagattatttgttgacaaGACCAGCTAGGTTGCCTAcccttacttgggaccagttctctcagctcttcctagagaagtttctgcctatcatattgagagaggagtttCGCCGTCAGTTCGAGTgtctccagcagggtagtatgactgttactcagtatgagacccgttttgtggatttggcccgtcatgctgttcttctgcttcccaccgagagagagagggtgagaagGTTTATTGACGAACTTgatcagcctatcagattgcagatggctaaggagagtGGGGAGTGA